The following are encoded in a window of Castanea sativa cultivar Marrone di Chiusa Pesio chromosome 9, ASM4071231v1 genomic DNA:
- the LOC142610714 gene encoding uncharacterized protein LOC142610714, with protein sequence MIPTSNGGDLMEVQEDLASSSTPYAYTANGNGALQISTSQKGLLSDENPRRGNKGRLSITPSKLRFLKIKSSSNLASPSAKVQHIAEENDETPQSVPSSSSQGFQKRFSGILAKKINWESLMTIGKEWIKNPLNMVLFLWISCVAVSGAILFLVMTGMLNGALPKKSQRNTWFEVNNQILNALFTLMCLYQHPKRFYHLVLLCRWKPKDISALRNIYCKNGTDKPNEWAHMMVVVVLLHVNCFAQYALCGLNLGYKRSYRPAVGVGICLSVAIAAPAIAGVYSILSPLGKEYDSEVDEEAQVQPLTNGTSWSSQLTMKSLEKRFSFASRNEQRIIEYAPKWRGGLFDIWDDISISYLSLFCCFCVFGWNMERLGFGNMYVHIATFLLFCMAPFWIFNLAAVNIDNETMRECLGLTGVVLCVFGLLYGGFWRIQMRKRFNLPANNFFCGKPAVADCTQWLFCCWCSLAQEVRTANFYDIVEDKFCRKQKDNNGQPALSPLPREGGAGQSRYSSTSLHSNNPRLSKLRTENSPGPSRLSNYHNSPNGKLLLVEEEEFSEEGPENFMKPPDLSSMQRDEIPLRHSVDTQVP encoded by the coding sequence ATGATTCCAACTAGTAATGGGGGAGACTTAATGGAAGTTCAAGAAGACTTGGCCTCAAGTTCAACCCCGTACGCTTATACGGCCAATGGAAATGGTGCTCTTCAAATTTCAACATCCCAAAAGGGACTGCTAAGTGATGAAAATCCTAGAAGAGGGAATAAAGGCAGGTTATCAATTACTCCCAGTAAACTAAGATTTCTGAAAATCAAGTCAAGTAGTAATTTAGCTTCCCCATCAGCTAAAGTTCAGCATATTGCAGAGGAAAATGATGAAACCCCACAATCTGTACCTTCTTCCAGTAGTCAAGGTTTCCAAAAACGTTTCAGTGGGATTCTAGCTAAGAAAATTAATTGGGAGTCCCTGATGACAATCGGTAAAGAATGGATCAAGAACCCTTTAAACATGGttctttttttatggataaGCTGTGTTGCAGTTTCAGGAGCAATCCTATTTCTCGTTATGACAGGTATGTTAAATGGTGCCCTGCCAAAGAAGTCACAGAGAAACACCTGGTTTGAGGTCAATAATCAAATTCTCAATGCTCTTTTTACTCTCATGTGTCTGTATCAACACCCAAAGCGGTTCTACCACCTTGTGCTTCTCTGCAGATGGAAGCCTAAGGACATCTCTGCACTCAGAAATATATACTGCAAGAATGGCACTGACAAGCCAAATGAATGGGCCCATATGATGGTGGTAGTTGTGTTACTCCATGTTAATTGCTTTGCTCAGTATGCCTTATGCGGCCTTAACTTGGGATACAAAAGATCCTATCGACCTGCTGTGGGTGTCGGTATCTGTCTGTCTGTTGCAATTGCTGCCCCGGCAATAGCAGGTGTGTATTCCATTTTAAGCCCCCTTGGAAAGGAGTATGACTCTGAAGTTGATGAAGAAGCGCAGGTTCAGCCACTTACTAATGGCACTAGTTGGTCCAGCCAACTAACAATGAAGTCGTTAGAAAAAAGATTTTCATTTGCATCAAGAAATGAGCAGAGGATTATTGAGTATGCACCCAAATGGAGAGGGGGCCTATTTGATATTTGGGATGATATTTCTATATCTTATCTCTCTCTGTTctgttgtttttgtgtttttgggtggAATATGGAAAGACTTGGGTTTGGGAATATGTATGTTCATATTGCAACTTTTCTCCTCTTTTGCATGGCTCCATTTTGGATCTTCAATTTGGCTGCCGTCAATATTGATAATGAGACCATGAGGGAATGTCTAGGATTGACTGGTGTCGTGCTTTGTGTGTTCGGTTTACTATATGGTGGATTCTGGAGGATCCAAATGAGGAAGAGATTCAACTTGCCTGCAAATAACTTTTTTTGTGGAAAACCTGCAGTTGCAGATTGCACACAGTGGCTTTTCTGTTGTTGGTGCTCCCTTGCTCAGGAAGTTCGCACAGCTAATTTCTATGATATTGTGGAAGATAAATTTTGCAGAAAACAGAAGGACAATAATGGCCAGCCAGCACTTTCCCCTTTACCACGTGAAGGTGGGGCAGGTCAATCCAGATACAGCTCAACTTCTTTACATTCAAACAACCCTAGGTTGTCTAAGCTCAGGACTGAAAACTCCCCAGGTCCAAGCAGACTTTCAAACTATCATAATAGTCCCAATGGAAAGCTCCTCCTGGTTGAGGAGGAGGAGTTTTCTGAAGAAGGTCCAGAGAATTTTATGAAGCCACCTGATCTATCATCAATGCAGAGAGATGAAATTCCATTGAGGCATTCAGTAGACACTCAAGTGCCATAG